Within Zootoca vivipara chromosome 17, rZooViv1.1, whole genome shotgun sequence, the genomic segment TGACACATAAAGCAGATTTCTACACACTCGGACTGCTGCTACAACTCAACCTAAGCAAAGCCCAGCTAAAGGTCCATCTTGCCCAGCACTCTGAGCGACGGGGAAGACTCAGCTCAGTCACAGCAGAAATATGTTGCACAATTCATTGCAACTCCAGCTTGGGCAGATGGCAATATTTGTGTTAAAAGAAATGCAAGGCAGAAATTGTAGCAATACTTTATAATGCCGTTTTAATCTGCTTCAAaagttacacacacatacacacgaagAGTATTTCAGAGGAGAGGTTTGGTTGTACTTGCTTTATACATCAGTAACTAACAAATGTTTGCTTCCTTCAAACTAAGAGAGGGGAGGTGCTGTTGCTTAGGTCACCCCCCAAACACCCCAATGATTCTGCTGTGAACATGGGCTGTTTTGTGGCAACCTTACCATTGGCTCACCAGTTGCTCAGCTTCATGGTGGACAAGACGTAGATGGAGTTTTTGAGAAGTGTTAAGTagggaggaacagaagcaggGAAGCAACTTACAGAAAGAAACGAGAATGACTGAGAAGCAATAAAAACTGGGAGAATATTGCAGTGGGAAGTGCCTCCCGCCTCAGTTTCCAAGGGAAAAGGAAGGTTCAAgcagctgcaaaaagaaaaaagcccccCACCCAGCTTGTACAGTCCAGAGTGTGGTCATATAGTCCAGGTCCCAAACACACagcaaaaactttttttaatagcCCAGCGGCAGGATTGTGAAAGTAACACTCTGCAAGAATTGGAAACCAGTGAGTCCCACACTGCAGTAGACTTGTGGTCTGTTagttctttggggaatcccaccTCAGAGCCTATATAATCCTGGCCTTCCAAAGCACCTTTTCAGTTGGGGCTCCGTTCGTGAAGAGCCAGCAAGGCTTTCCTCCTCGCTAAAGCTCTTCAAGGCTGCTCACGATCTGCTGACCTTCTTGAGCAACTgcctggaaggaaagaaggaaaaataattaAATGCTAGCAAGAGTCTTTCAACATACCTCTTTCCCATTTGTGTTCCCTCTGTTAGATTGTAAGTCCGCAGGCAAGGGCTGCCTTCTTACTGATCTTATGTAAGTTTCTCAGGGATCCTTTTTGACTCCTTAGCAGGGTAAAAATGTTTCCTTCTAGGTTCTGGGAAGGGTCTGAGGGCAATTTTGTTGTGGCTTTCGTCCTCCCCAGCGGGGTGATCCTTTAAATGTTCAAAAACTTGAGCTGGTACAAAATGCTGTGACCAGATTCTGCTTTTACAAGCAAacccacaacaaaatgttgcagtgtgataAGTGTGCAGTCTTGCAGCCAGCCAGCTAAACCCTTTTCCAGGACACTCCACTCcatccatttcctcctcctccctacgaTCATTCTGTGTTCCATGACACACTGAGCATGCTCTGTTCTCATTATGGTTTCTTTTTCCCTCTGAAAATTTGTAACTTAGCAATATCGTAAGATGTGCAACTTTAAGAACTGGCACCTTTGTATTATCTGCTCCAAGCCAGCCAGTTGCCTCCATCTTTATGTGTGGATGATACTATATTGGTTACAAAAGATCCGCATTTGGAGAATGAGTCCTGTGTATATGGGATTACTCATGAAGACTCCTCTTGCCACAGTGGCCCTATGTAGTGTGGGACTGTGATTCTTAAATAATCATCTCATCTCCCATGAACCTGCCACCGATCTCAGCCCTTGCTTTGTGTCCCATTGCCTTTAGTGGTACCATTGGCAGGGACGTGGGATAGCACATTTTTGGTCGGAGAATTCAGGTTGTGGGACTCAATTCTACGACTCCTTTTCTGGAGAAGTCTTGGTTGGCTCCTTCTTTTGCCCATCAAGCCAACTAAGAACAACAAATTCATTCAGCAAGGATTCCACCTGACCGAATGTTTCTCACCAGTGTTTGAAGACAAGTGTGGGGAAGAGGGtacatttctcttctccttccagGCTGTTGATGCGCCCCAAGCAAATGAATCCAATGCACAGGTGGGCATGCTACCTGCGAGGCTCCACTCACCtgccactcttccttcctctttctgatCTCCTCCTGCAGGTCTGAAATTCTCTTCCGGCCAGCCAGCACTGCTTCAGCCAACCTCGAGTTCGCGTCTTCCTTTGCTTTTATGGCCTTTTGCAGGAATCTGCGCTGCTTCAGAAGGTACGGCACAACAGCACTGTGGACGTCTTCCTCTGGGATTCCACTGGGGCGCCTGAATTCAATGAAGGCGTTACAAGAGGGGTGGGAAATctcaggcccagaggccaaatgtgCCCCCTCCCTCCGGGAACTCACTATCTGGTCCTCGAGACCCTCCTCAGGGCACATGCCTCAGCAGCCCTGCTTGCCATTCCCCTCAAGTGCTTTTTACCAGAAAATGCCCTTGAACTCTGTTCACACCCctttcttgcctggatggaggacagagagggctgTGTGAAGAAcaagcctattgtacaaaggtaaacttCACATTTGTTCCTCCGcatgcttttgcctctggccctgcccaacgTGGGCATGTGGCCCTCGAATGTTTCGCAGACGGGGGAATGGCCCTCGGTCTGCATTACGAGGAACAAGGAATGAGCTTAGAGGCGGGCGATATAGGAAAGCATCGAAGTCACCAGCTTTTAGAATGTGCCTGTTGGTATGTGCAACGTCCGCACATTGCTGCAGAAGTGCTGGCAAAACACTGGTGCTGCAACAGGTGTAGTCTGTGCCTTCTCACAGAAGGGACCGCAGCCTAGCTTTTCATGCAGGAGGTCCCTAGCTGCTCAGTCCCCATCAGTGGAGCGGCAATAaattgctagcacatttgcaaagctaagcagggtctggtatggtttcctATTGGATGGGGGGGTTGTGTTTAGAGATTCCCGCACTGCATGGGGTTAGgatagatgacctttgggtcacttccaactctatgattccatgatctcTAGGTGTCATGTGTGAAACGTGTGTAGAGGCCGTCTACCAGATTCCCAAATAACAAAAGGTTGAAggcggagggtgtgtgtgtgtgtgaagttgccctctccctctgcttcccaGCTCTATCTAAATGGCTGCTGTGAAAAGAGGCTGCCCGACAGGACAGACCTCAGAGTCAATCCAGCCAGGCAGTTCTTATGCCAAGGGAGTCACTCCTTACCATGCTGGTGTACTCCTTTTCTTTGCTTCTTCTGCAAGTTCATCTAGTGATTTAAAGAGCACACTGAGATTCCCTTCTTCCTTCAGATCCTGGATCTCCTCctgcacaaaaaaacccacaagacaCACAATCTCTGCATATAACGTGAGGATGTACTGCTGGGTTTTAATTTTCACACCTGTAACATCTGACGTCTCTCTGAGCTGTACTGCCAAAGGTTCGTGCATTGGACACACATGCAGGACCCAAATCCAAACTATTTATTCTAGTTGTGGCTGTAGCTTTTAAATAGATTTGATTTAATATTCTTAAAAAATTAGGGACAAATTGCAgccttttaagtacagtggtacctctacttacaaataactctacttacaaatgtttctacttacaaatggagctccgtccgccatcttggatgcagtttagataggattttttctacttacgaatttttagatagggttgcttcgacttatgaattttttctcccaatgcattcctatgtgattcgacttacaaattttttcgacttacaaatgtgtgttcggaacgcattaaattcgtaagtagaggtaccactgtacagccaacAAATAATCCCACCTCAAACAGAAAAAAGCCTTTGACATATCTAAGTCAAGAGTGCAAGAGGTTTGCAATAATCAATAATGTTTAACAACTTTTCACAACAAGGTCTCCTCCCTGCCGCAGATGATTATGAACTTCATTGCCATTCTCTCACTGGacttcgcacacacacacaggcctcctgttttcacagtagtATCAGTTGCTATTTACTATGTTGCAGTCAAGTCACATCACATATGCAGGACTGAACCATCAAGCTGGTGAATGAAGAATTCAATCCTTCCAGGTTTACTATTTATTCAAAATGAGAAATCTGCACCCTTTTCTGAAAAACAAGAACTGCAGGCTGCACCGGAACCTATAAGGAAGGGTTTTGTGCTTTCCCTTGGCCCTTACCCGAAAGGAGATTTGCAGGTGGGAGATAAACTGATTGTAAACACACTTGGTGAGTTCAGGTTGCACTTTGTAAAGACGACTGTAACACTTCGCAAACCTATTGTAGCTATGGGTAGAGAAAGAAAATGccatcaacattttaaaaaaccctgcacaTTGTTTCTATTATCTACGCACTAGGGTGCATAATCAAGTActcatttttatatattcttgCTCTTTTTTGtcctctccttccttttcttttcgcCGCTTAAATAGGATTTAATCAAGAAAGATACCTAATTTTCTGACATGTAAACTTTTCGTTTTCATGTTTATCCAAGCCGGATATAGTTGATGTTGCATGATTTAATATTACAGATTAATATGCTTTAAACATTTACAGTGTTTATATtggaaatatttccatttttccaaatcaaaaacacacaccatactCGTAATTTTTCATGTTATACTTCTTCCTTGCCGGAAAAGAGAATTGGACTGGGTGGCAACTCCAGACTTTTAACGGAAAAAAGTTTGCAACAGCAGCATCACCTCTGACCATGGAAGTTCCATTAAAGGAAACC encodes:
- the PMF1 gene encoding polyamine-modulated factor 1, with the protein product MATEVAEGVGTADGEKEAAGAAVAAAAEPPSNPSREQLLDYIVEVSLQKIVEAGSYNRFAKCYSRLYKVQPELTKCVYNQFISHLQISFREEIQDLKEEGNLSVLFKSLDELAEEAKKRSTPAWRPSGIPEEDVHSAVVPYLLKQRRFLQKAIKAKEDANSRLAEAVLAGRKRISDLQEEIRKRKEEWQAVAQEGQQIVSSLEEL